The Nitrospira sp. genome contains a region encoding:
- a CDS encoding periplasmic heavy metal sensor gives MKSVMRATTASAVASICLLVLGVPGLWANDPSYGHSGGGHGYGKGMMHSGTGHLIRHLLKHEKDIGLTADQVTKLKDIQLNLDKARIKAEADIQIAERELRALTESEKSDLTAIEAKLKQSEDLQVGLRMTSIKTRRDVMGLLTPEQRAKEASEHDKVMDQHKGSGAPHGGAMPYGGNPHGANPHGAYPHGKNPHEAVPPTPPSNMSVQ, from the coding sequence ATGAAGTCTGTAATGAGGGCCACCACTGCCTCTGCGGTCGCCTCGATTTGTCTGTTGGTGTTGGGCGTACCCGGCCTCTGGGCGAATGATCCGAGCTATGGCCATTCCGGAGGAGGACATGGCTATGGAAAAGGGATGATGCACAGCGGCACCGGGCACCTGATCCGGCATTTGCTCAAACACGAAAAGGATATCGGGCTCACCGCCGACCAGGTCACCAAACTGAAAGACATTCAGCTGAATCTTGACAAAGCACGGATCAAGGCCGAAGCCGATATTCAAATCGCTGAACGTGAACTGAGAGCGCTGACGGAGAGTGAGAAGTCTGATCTCACCGCGATCGAAGCAAAGCTGAAGCAAAGCGAAGACCTGCAGGTCGGGCTGCGGATGACTTCCATAAAGACCCGCCGTGATGTGATGGGCTTGCTGACTCCGGAACAGCGTGCAAAGGAAGCGTCCGAGCACGACAAGGTGATGGATCAGCACAAAGGCTCTGGCGCGCCGCATGGAGGCGCAATGCCGTATGGCGGGAATCCTCATGGCGCTAATCCGCACGGTGCCTACCCGCACGGTAAGAACCCTCATGAAGCCGTACCCCCTACACCACCGAGCAATATGTCCGTACAGTAA
- the ilvD gene encoding dihydroxy-acid dehydratase, with protein sequence MHKELKLQSHDLLVGAGRAPARAMLKAVGFTDDDLSKPLIGVANTWIEVMPCNFHLRRLSERVKAGIRAAGGTPIEYNTIAVSDGISMGTEGMKASLISREVIADSIELVARGHLFDAVVALSGCDKTIPGTVMALARLNLPSIMLYGGSIMPGRFQGHDVTIQDVFEAVGKHASGKMSDAELKDLEDHACPGPGACGGQFTANTMAIAFEFLGISPMGRNGVPAMDDRKDDVAFECGKMVMDLIKQDLRPRQIITRKSLENAIAAVATTGGSTNAVLHLLAIARESGIKLSIDDFDKINRKVPLLADLKPGGRFAAADLYAAGGTILVAKRLLDAGLLHKSQPTVTGRTIGEEASHARETPGQQVLRPLSDPIKPTGGLVILKGNLAPEGCVVKVAGHSMTKFQGPAKVYDREEDAFVAVNAGQIKPGDVVVIRYEGPAGGPGMREMLGVTAAIVGAGLGDSVALLTDGRFSGATHGLMAGHVAPEAVKGGPIASVKNGDIITFDIPKRRLDVALSQKDIVSRLKKVKLPVPRYTSGVMGKYARHVSSASEGAITS encoded by the coding sequence ATGCATAAGGAACTGAAGCTACAGAGTCATGATCTTCTCGTCGGCGCCGGCCGGGCTCCGGCTCGAGCCATGTTGAAAGCCGTCGGGTTTACCGACGATGACCTGTCGAAACCTCTCATCGGTGTTGCCAACACATGGATCGAGGTCATGCCCTGCAATTTCCATTTGCGGCGGCTTTCAGAGCGAGTGAAGGCCGGGATTCGAGCGGCTGGTGGAACTCCGATCGAATACAACACCATCGCAGTGTCCGACGGGATCTCGATGGGCACGGAAGGAATGAAAGCGTCGCTGATCAGCCGCGAGGTGATCGCCGATTCAATCGAGTTGGTGGCACGCGGACATTTGTTTGATGCGGTGGTGGCTTTGTCTGGTTGTGACAAGACAATCCCCGGCACCGTCATGGCGCTCGCCCGGTTGAATCTTCCATCGATAATGCTCTATGGAGGATCGATCATGCCTGGCCGTTTCCAGGGCCATGACGTGACCATCCAGGACGTGTTTGAAGCAGTCGGTAAACATGCGTCCGGTAAGATGAGCGACGCTGAACTGAAAGACTTGGAAGATCATGCCTGTCCGGGACCGGGTGCCTGTGGAGGTCAGTTCACCGCAAATACCATGGCCATTGCGTTCGAGTTTCTCGGTATTTCACCGATGGGCCGCAATGGCGTTCCGGCCATGGACGACCGAAAGGATGACGTCGCGTTTGAATGCGGCAAGATGGTGATGGATCTGATCAAGCAGGATCTGCGCCCTCGTCAGATCATTACCCGAAAGTCGTTGGAGAATGCCATCGCCGCCGTCGCCACGACCGGTGGATCGACCAATGCCGTTCTGCATCTGCTCGCCATTGCCCGTGAATCCGGGATCAAGTTGAGCATCGATGATTTTGACAAGATCAACCGCAAGGTTCCCCTCCTTGCCGATCTTAAACCAGGGGGCCGCTTTGCCGCGGCGGACCTCTACGCCGCTGGTGGGACGATCCTGGTTGCCAAACGATTACTCGATGCCGGACTCCTCCATAAGAGTCAGCCCACCGTCACGGGGCGAACCATCGGCGAGGAGGCATCGCACGCCCGTGAAACTCCTGGCCAGCAGGTCCTGCGTCCCCTCTCCGATCCTATTAAACCGACAGGAGGTCTTGTGATTCTCAAGGGCAATCTGGCGCCGGAAGGCTGTGTGGTCAAGGTGGCCGGACATTCCATGACGAAATTCCAGGGACCGGCAAAGGTCTATGACCGGGAAGAAGATGCATTCGTGGCGGTCAACGCGGGCCAGATCAAGCCTGGTGATGTCGTCGTCATTCGGTACGAGGGTCCGGCCGGTGGACCAGGGATGCGTGAAATGTTGGGCGTGACGGCCGCAATCGTGGGGGCCGGGCTTGGCGACTCCGTCGCCCTGCTGACCGACGGGCGTTTCTCCGGTGCGACACACGGATTGATGGCGGGTCATGTCGCCCCTGAAGCCGTCAAAGGCGGGCCCATCGCGTCCGTTAAGAACGGCGATATCATCACCTTCGATATTCCCAAACGCCGTCTGGACGTGGCGTTATCTCAGAAAGACATAGTGTCCCGGCTGAAAAAGGTCAAACTACCCGTACCACGCTATACATCGGGTGTGATGGGGAAATACGCCAGGCATGTCTCATCCGCCTCGGAAGGCGCCATCACGAGTTAG
- a CDS encoding ABC transporter permease subunit codes for MKVLSIALNTFRENLRDKLLYNLLIFALLMIGSSLILMRLTLGEFHRLILDIGLGSINFFGVLIAIFVGIGLVSKEIEKKTIYTIVSKPVARFQFLLGKYLGLSLTLVINTTIMAAGLLAVLSLQDVPVHAVLFKALGMIVLEFMVITAVALLFSTFSSATLSAIFTLAIYVIGHLTPDLKAFGQKMEGGGRTVLEGMYYILPNLDRFNLKGHVTHQLDVPAGDLLLIAAYGLAYTTFLLMLASVIFQRRDFR; via the coding sequence ATGAAGGTACTCTCGATTGCGCTGAATACCTTTCGTGAGAATCTCCGTGACAAACTGCTCTACAACCTATTGATCTTCGCTCTGCTGATGATCGGCAGTTCGCTGATATTGATGCGTTTGACGCTTGGGGAGTTTCATCGTCTCATCTTGGATATCGGCCTCGGGAGCATCAATTTCTTCGGGGTGCTGATCGCCATTTTCGTCGGCATCGGCCTGGTCAGCAAGGAAATCGAGAAGAAAACCATCTACACTATCGTTTCCAAACCGGTCGCCCGGTTTCAGTTTCTGTTGGGGAAATATCTGGGACTCAGTCTCACATTGGTCATCAATACGACCATCATGGCAGCCGGGTTACTGGCGGTGCTTTCCCTTCAGGACGTTCCTGTTCATGCCGTGCTGTTCAAGGCGCTTGGGATGATTGTCTTGGAATTCATGGTCATCACGGCAGTCGCGCTGCTTTTCTCGACCTTTTCGAGCGCGACACTCAGCGCAATCTTTACCCTGGCGATTTATGTGATCGGCCACCTGACGCCTGATCTAAAGGCCTTCGGCCAAAAGATGGAAGGGGGAGGCCGTACCGTACTGGAGGGGATGTATTATATTCTGCCGAACCTGGATCGATTCAATCTCAAAGGACACGTGACTCATCAACTTGATGTGCCGGCCGGTGATCTGCTGCTGATCGCGGCCTATGGACTGGCCTATACCACCTTTCTTCTGATGCTCGCGTCCGTCATCTTCCAACGGCGCGATTTCCGCTAG